The Magnetospirillum sp. genome includes a region encoding these proteins:
- a CDS encoding PAS domain-containing protein encodes MNSPDKLRFAFEGGEIELPLTEAPPSLLRLAEIWNEKRGSNPLPPRAHFSFDDIVPWLGYLHLLELVDDDFQFRIFGSAVAAWLGHDYTGRRLSDIVSQVPEVGTKAAAGYHRTIAAAAPVYLYTEIARHRGTDFGWSRLLLPLGEGARVTHLMIAIHYRP; translated from the coding sequence ATGAATTCTCCTGACAAGCTGCGTTTTGCCTTTGAAGGGGGCGAAATCGAGCTGCCCTTGACCGAGGCGCCGCCGTCGCTGCTGCGCCTGGCCGAAATCTGGAACGAAAAGCGCGGTTCCAATCCGCTGCCGCCGCGCGCCCATTTCAGCTTCGATGACATCGTGCCGTGGCTCGGCTATCTGCATCTGCTCGAACTGGTCGACGACGATTTCCAGTTCCGCATTTTCGGCTCTGCCGTGGCGGCGTGGCTCGGTCACGATTATACCGGCCGACGCTTGTCGGACATTGTGAGCCAAGTTCCCGAAGTCGGCACGAAAGCGGCGGCGGGCTATCACAGAACGATCGCGGCGGCAGCTCCCGTCTATCTGTACACCGAGATCGCGCGCCATCGCGGCACGGATTTCGGCTGGTCGCGCCTGCTGCTGCCGCTGGGCGAGGGCGCGCGCGTCACGCATCTAATGATCGCGATCCACTACCGCCCTTGA
- a CDS encoding RidA family protein has protein sequence MISKERTVASGTAPTIVNPSHLHDPTPNGYSTAVVVPAAGRLAFISGQGGQDRTGTLAPDFAGQVEQAYANLGAVLEALGARPDKVVKLTVFVVDHDMSKLGILTENVVRMFGATLPAQTLVPVPKLAVDAMRFEVEAIVLLD, from the coding sequence ATGATTTCCAAGGAACGAACAGTCGCAAGCGGTACAGCGCCGACGATCGTCAACCCCTCCCACCTGCACGACCCGACGCCAAATGGCTACAGCACGGCAGTTGTCGTACCCGCCGCCGGGCGGCTGGCCTTCATCTCGGGGCAAGGCGGACAGGACCGAACCGGGACTCTCGCGCCCGATTTCGCCGGCCAAGTGGAGCAGGCCTATGCGAATCTTGGCGCAGTCCTCGAAGCACTCGGTGCACGCCCGGACAAGGTCGTGAAGCTGACGGTGTTCGTCGTCGACCACGACATGTCGAAGCTCGGCATCCTCACCGAAAATGTTGTGCGGATGTTCGGTGCGACATTGCCGGCACAGACGCTGGTGCCGGTACCGAAACTCGCGGTC
- a CDS encoding 2,4'-dihydroxyacetophenone dioxygenase family protein: MDDAAIAKKWEPYRHKQPKDSPPELVIAPAIPTDERVWVPLEPNVDFRPLLLSASAGYWTNLLRVRKSGVLSRHRHPQPVHGFVLKGEWRYLEHDWIAREGGYVYEAPGETHTLVVDAHVPEMITFFQVNGAMIYVDPDGKNTGYDDVFTRIEKCRAHYAAIGLGADYVDQFIR; encoded by the coding sequence ATGGACGATGCCGCGATCGCCAAAAAGTGGGAGCCCTACCGCCATAAGCAGCCCAAGGACTCGCCGCCCGAGCTCGTGATCGCGCCCGCGATCCCGACCGACGAACGCGTCTGGGTGCCGCTCGAGCCGAATGTCGATTTCCGGCCGCTGCTGCTGTCGGCTTCGGCCGGCTACTGGACCAATCTCTTACGCGTGCGCAAATCGGGCGTGCTGTCGCGCCATCGCCATCCTCAGCCCGTGCACGGCTTCGTGCTGAAGGGCGAATGGCGCTATCTCGAACACGATTGGATCGCGCGCGAAGGCGGCTACGTGTACGAAGCGCCGGGCGAGACGCACACGCTCGTCGTCGATGCGCACGTGCCCGAAATGATCACATTTTTCCAGGTCAACGGGGCGATGATCTATGTCGATCCCGACGGCAAAAACACCGGCTACGACGACGTGTTCACGCGCATCGAAAAATGCCGCGCGCACTACGCCGCGATCGGCTTGGGGGCGGACTATGTCGATCAGTTCATCCGCTGA
- a CDS encoding sugar kinase translates to MTREILAMGEPMVEFNQTGGPGSRTYLQGFGGDSSNFAIAAARQGASVGYVSALGDDIYGGMLRDLWREEGVDDAHVRKRADAFTAVYFVTHDAGGHHFSFFRKGSAASRYAPADLPLEAIAEAKILHLSGISLAISKSAHDACFAAIAAARSAGVKVSFDTNLRLKLWPLAQARIAIDAAVFQCDICLPSYDDVAAIYDERDPDRLADLLLAKGPGIVALKLGAEGTLLALPEKRVRIAPHPCKPVDATGAGDTFGGAFVACLARGADPVEAARYAAVAAALSTQGYGAVAPIPNAAEVAAARAGVAA, encoded by the coding sequence ATGACGCGCGAAATTCTTGCCATGGGCGAGCCGATGGTCGAGTTCAATCAGACCGGCGGACCCGGCAGCCGCACCTATCTGCAAGGTTTCGGCGGCGACTCGTCGAACTTCGCGATCGCAGCCGCCCGCCAAGGAGCGTCGGTCGGCTACGTCTCGGCGCTGGGCGACGACATCTATGGCGGCATGCTGCGCGATCTGTGGCGCGAAGAGGGCGTGGACGACGCGCATGTGCGCAAACGTGCGGACGCGTTCACGGCCGTCTATTTCGTCACGCACGATGCAGGCGGCCATCATTTTTCGTTTTTCCGCAAAGGCTCGGCCGCGAGCCGCTATGCGCCTGCAGATCTGCCACTTGAGGCGATCGCCGAAGCCAAAATTCTCCACCTCTCCGGCATTTCTCTGGCGATCTCAAAGAGTGCCCACGATGCCTGCTTTGCCGCGATCGCGGCGGCACGTAGCGCCGGCGTCAAGGTTTCGTTCGATACGAATCTGCGTCTGAAATTGTGGCCGCTTGCGCAAGCGCGCATCGCCATCGATGCGGCCGTCTTCCAATGCGACATCTGCCTGCCGAGCTACGACGACGTGGCCGCGATCTACGACGAGCGCGACCCCGACCGCCTTGCCGACCTTCTGCTCGCCAAGGGGCCCGGCATCGTCGCCCTCAAGCTCGGTGCCGAAGGCACGCTGCTGGCCTTGCCCGAAAAGCGCGTGCGCATTGCCCCGCACCCGTGCAAGCCCGTGGACGCGACAGGGGCTGGCGACACGTTTGGCGGCGCTTTCGTGGCGTGCCTTGCGCGTGGTGCCGACCCAGTCGAGGCGGCACGCTATGCCGCCGTTGCAGCAGCCCTATCGACGCAAGGCTACGGGGCCGTCGCCCCAATTCCGAATGCGGCCGAAGTCGCTGCCGCGCGCGCGGGGGTGGCCGCATGA
- a CDS encoding pyridoxamine 5'-phosphate oxidase family protein yields the protein MNSADPDEIFSDIAARLAAAVGDRRHAWRTPTLATIGLDGAPRARTVVLRGADAACARARFHSDMRSAKCAELGADGRAALHFYDADAKLQLRLEGRAVLHCADAIAQAAWQAAGLSARRTYAIEPGPGIFLEGPDDAAFSADSEHSFARFVVVEIEVVSIEWLYLRAEGHRRLLFTHTGGTRQARWRAP from the coding sequence GTGAACTCCGCAGACCCCGACGAAATTTTCTCTGACATCGCGGCAAGGCTCGCCGCCGCCGTCGGCGACCGCCGCCACGCCTGGCGCACGCCCACGCTTGCCACCATCGGCCTCGACGGCGCACCGCGTGCGCGCACGGTCGTGCTGCGCGGCGCCGATGCGGCCTGCGCGCGCGCGCGCTTCCACAGCGACATGCGCTCGGCCAAATGCGCAGAGCTTGGCGCAGACGGGCGCGCAGCGCTGCATTTCTACGATGCCGACGCCAAGCTGCAGCTGCGCCTCGAAGGCCGTGCCGTGCTGCATTGTGCCGACGCGATAGCGCAAGCCGCGTGGCAGGCGGCAGGCTTGAGTGCGCGCCGCACCTATGCGATCGAACCGGGGCCGGGCATTTTTCTGGAAGGACCCGACGACGCGGCTTTCTCGGCCGATTCGGAACATTCGTTCGCGCGTTTTGTCGTGGTCGAGATCGAGGTCGTGTCGATCGAATGGCTTTATCTGCGCGCTGAGGGCCATCGTCGGCTTCTGTTCACGCACACGGGCGGCACGCGCCAAGCGCGCTGGCGGGCACCCTAA
- a CDS encoding fumarylacetoacetate hydrolase family protein — protein sequence MKWVRARHATREIFGTLEGDRLLVHAGDMFAGAAPTDESLALADLVYLPPVRPGKFIGLWNNFHAAAAKNGWAIPAEPLYFLKGANALAAHQSEIAMPGEDVGRIFYEGELGIVIGKTAKAATPEQAAASIFGYTCVNDVTAFELLARDASFAQWTRAKSFDGFGPLGPVMATGLDPQSLVVRTRVNGRERQNYPVADMIFSPVSLVERLSRDMTLEPGDVIACGTSLGALPVKAGTLVEIEIDGVGVLANRFV from the coding sequence ATGAAATGGGTCCGCGCCCGCCACGCCACACGCGAAATCTTCGGCACGCTAGAAGGCGACCGGCTGCTGGTGCATGCGGGCGACATGTTCGCCGGAGCCGCACCGACGGACGAAAGCCTCGCTTTGGCCGATCTCGTCTATCTGCCGCCGGTGCGGCCAGGCAAATTCATCGGTCTGTGGAACAATTTCCACGCGGCGGCCGCCAAAAACGGCTGGGCCATCCCGGCCGAGCCGCTTTATTTTCTCAAAGGGGCGAACGCGCTTGCGGCCCACCAGAGCGAGATCGCGATGCCCGGAGAAGATGTCGGGCGCATCTTCTACGAAGGCGAACTCGGCATCGTGATCGGCAAGACCGCGAAAGCGGCGACACCCGAACAGGCGGCAGCTTCGATCTTCGGCTACACATGCGTGAACGACGTGACGGCGTTCGAACTGCTCGCGCGCGATGCAAGCTTCGCGCAATGGACGCGCGCCAAGAGCTTCGACGGGTTCGGTCCGCTGGGCCCGGTCATGGCAACCGGCCTCGATCCGCAGTCGCTCGTCGTGCGCACGCGCGTCAATGGGCGCGAGCGCCAGAACTATCCGGTCGCCGACATGATCTTCAGCCCCGTCTCCTTGGTCGAACGGCTCAGCCGCGACATGACGCTCGAACCCGGCGACGTAATTGCCTGCGGCACGTCGCTCGGCGCCCTGCCGGTCAAGGCTGGCACGCTGGTCGAAATCGAGATCGACGGGGTCGGCGTGCTCGCCAACCGCTTCGTGTGA
- a CDS encoding SDR family oxidoreductase: MSAASISAGHIVVTGGTSGIGAGIARHLAMRGYSVTATGVSAAEIAAFEPQTGIDALLLDVTDDAAVAALMGRFEALAGLVNCAGTIQRGGVEFDVDGFRRTLEVNLVGTMRCCVAARAALARGQGAIVNTASMLSYFGSPYVPGYSASKGGIVQLTKSLAAAWAADGIRVNAIAPGWIDTKLTAPLVGDPARAAPILARTPMGRWGQPAELGGPVAFLLSKEAGFVTGAVLPVDGGYAAV; encoded by the coding sequence ATGAGCGCCGCCTCCATCAGTGCTGGGCATATCGTCGTAACCGGCGGAACAAGCGGCATCGGTGCCGGGATTGCGCGCCATCTTGCGATGCGCGGCTACAGCGTGACGGCGACCGGGGTGTCGGCGGCCGAGATTGCGGCGTTCGAGCCGCAAACCGGCATCGACGCCCTTCTGCTCGACGTGACCGACGATGCGGCCGTCGCTGCCTTGATGGGCCGCTTCGAAGCGCTCGCGGGCCTCGTCAATTGTGCGGGTACCATCCAGCGCGGCGGCGTGGAGTTCGATGTCGATGGGTTTCGCCGCACGCTCGAGGTCAATCTTGTGGGCACGATGCGCTGTTGCGTGGCGGCACGCGCAGCTTTGGCGCGCGGACAGGGTGCGATCGTCAACACGGCCTCGATGCTGAGCTATTTCGGCTCGCCTTATGTGCCCGGCTATTCGGCCTCCAAAGGCGGCATCGTGCAATTGACGAAGAGCTTAGCCGCCGCGTGGGCGGCCGATGGCATTCGCGTGAACGCGATCGCACCCGGCTGGATCGACACGAAGCTCACGGCCCCGCTCGTCGGCGATCCCGCGCGCGCCGCCCCCATCCTGGCGCGCACGCCGATGGGGCGCTGGGGCCAGCCGGCCGAACTCGGCGGGCCGGTTGCCTTTCTGCTGTCGAAGGAGGCCGGGTTCGTGACCGGCGCCGTGTTGCCGGTCGATGGCGGCTATGCTGCCGTCTGA
- a CDS encoding WYL domain-containing protein — translation MNVRLRHDAIVRLLRRRGTATIGDLAAAVGASRRTLLRDIAALRDQGFVIHSECGRGGGLQLDPQSVQTTARLSVTEVFALLISVAAMRAARALPFSDLADIGLAKIEKALPPDKARDLRRFLDCLHVGRLSPKQDISNLGSIDPELLPAFETAFLQRLRLRFGYRDAKGAQTHRTVEPQAMLILPPIWYLVAWDPARADFRHFRMDRIDRPETVEGMPFRRRHVPFEDDVCPFRDLNR, via the coding sequence ATGAACGTCCGCCTCCGACACGACGCCATCGTGCGCCTGCTGCGACGCCGCGGAACGGCGACGATCGGCGATTTGGCCGCAGCGGTCGGAGCATCGCGGCGCACGCTCTTGCGCGACATCGCGGCATTGCGCGACCAGGGCTTCGTCATACATTCCGAATGCGGGCGCGGCGGCGGCCTGCAGCTCGACCCGCAATCGGTGCAGACGACGGCACGGCTGTCGGTGACGGAGGTGTTCGCGCTACTGATCAGCGTTGCCGCAATGCGGGCTGCACGCGCGTTGCCCTTCTCGGATCTTGCCGATATCGGGCTCGCAAAAATCGAAAAGGCTTTGCCACCCGACAAAGCGCGGGATCTGCGCCGCTTCCTCGATTGCCTGCATGTCGGGCGATTGTCGCCCAAGCAGGACATCTCGAACCTTGGCTCGATCGACCCAGAACTCTTGCCGGCGTTCGAAACGGCGTTCCTCCAGCGGCTGCGGCTGCGGTTCGGCTACCGCGATGCGAAGGGGGCGCAGACGCACCGAACAGTCGAACCGCAGGCCATGCTGATCCTGCCGCCAATCTGGTACCTCGTGGCGTGGGATCCCGCGCGCGCCGATTTCCGCCATTTCCGCATGGACCGAATCGATCGACCCGAAACGGTTGAAGGCATGCCGTTTCGACGACGGCACGTGCCGTTCGAAGACGACGTGTGCCCCTTCAGGGATTTGAACCGCTAA
- a CDS encoding cyclic nucleotide-binding domain-containing protein, giving the protein MQELIRKYHSGAYVFRENEDGDYAFIVRTGKIRLCCQRGYDLNTLEDLHEGRLFGEQAFVERTPRPSAAVAIAESECYAINRREFLTKLQQLDGERMRALRNLLLFVVRVPMFDARGVRVKPELAADILKQIAALCVSDLALSLTRTKEPLINLVAEQLRFEVERRLPRELRAEPPPPPPSPLRDKLAAKNAAPATRVAPAAAPAPVPRATAPSAAPASTAKAKSAYPSFDMRKI; this is encoded by the coding sequence ATGCAAGAGCTTATCCGCAAATACCATTCGGGCGCCTACGTGTTTCGCGAAAACGAGGACGGGGACTACGCCTTCATCGTGCGCACGGGCAAGATCCGCCTGTGCTGCCAGCGCGGCTACGACCTCAACACGCTCGAAGATCTGCACGAGGGCCGTCTGTTCGGCGAGCAGGCCTTCGTCGAGCGCACGCCGCGCCCGTCGGCGGCCGTGGCGATCGCCGAAAGCGAATGCTATGCGATCAATCGCCGCGAGTTTCTGACCAAGCTGCAGCAGCTCGACGGCGAGCGCATGCGCGCCCTGCGCAATCTTCTACTGTTCGTGGTGCGCGTGCCGATGTTCGACGCGCGCGGCGTGCGCGTGAAGCCAGAACTCGCGGCCGACATTCTGAAGCAAATCGCCGCTTTGTGCGTGTCGGACCTTGCTTTGTCGCTGACACGCACCAAAGAGCCGCTGATCAACCTTGTGGCCGAACAGCTGCGCTTCGAGGTCGAACGGCGCTTACCGCGCGAATTGCGCGCCGAACCGCCCCCACCACCCCCCTCGCCGCTGCGCGACAAGCTCGCTGCCAAAAACGCCGCACCGGCAACGCGGGTCGCACCAGCAGCTGCGCCAGCACCCGTGCCGCGCGCAACCGCTCCATCGGCTGCCCCGGCATCGACCGCCAAAGCGAAGAGTGCCTATCCCAGCTTCGACATGCGCAAGATTTAG
- a CDS encoding methylated-DNA--[protein]-cysteine S-methyltransferase yields the protein MPQTIRYATAAADIGCVLIAATDKGLCWIAIGDSDDELLAALCAQYPAAELRTADAEFARWFGSALAALEQPHVACNAPLALEGSAFQQQVWQALRNIPAGQTTSYSRLAAKLGEPQATRAVARACAANRLAVLVPCHRVVAADGSLAGYRWGLARKKTLLARERAA from the coding sequence ATGCCCCAAACGATACGCTACGCAACGGCGGCGGCCGACATCGGCTGCGTGCTGATTGCGGCAACCGACAAAGGCCTGTGCTGGATTGCCATTGGCGACAGCGACGACGAATTGCTGGCCGCCTTGTGCGCGCAATACCCGGCCGCCGAACTGCGCACCGCCGATGCGGAGTTCGCGCGCTGGTTCGGGTCCGCCCTTGCCGCACTCGAACAGCCGCATGTGGCGTGCAACGCACCGCTGGCGCTTGAAGGTTCGGCCTTCCAGCAACAGGTGTGGCAGGCCTTGCGCAACATTCCCGCGGGGCAAACCACAAGCTACAGCCGACTTGCCGCCAAGCTCGGCGAGCCACAGGCGACACGCGCGGTCGCCCGTGCTTGTGCCGCCAACCGTTTGGCGGTGCTCGTCCCCTGCCATCGCGTGGTGGCCGCCGACGGTTCGCTTGCAGGCTATCGCTGGGGGCTTGCCCGCAAAAAGACGTTGCTCGCCCGCGAGCGCGCGGCATGA
- a CDS encoding ATP-binding cassette domain-containing protein, with product MASPLLNLQDIRLSFGGPSLLDGAELAVGAGERLALVGRNGSGKSTLLKIAAGSLEPDGGSRFLQPGTTCAYLAQEPDLSGYATVFDFATAELGADRDIHRARYLLESLGLSGAEDPQRLSGGEARRAALARLLAPSPDILLLDEPTNHLDLPAIAWLERELASSRGALVLISHDRRFLEALSRDMVWLDRGRTRRLGRGFAHFEAWRDEILAQEELEAHKLSRQIAREEDWLRYGVTARRKRNVRRVGELQALRAQRRARVAAPGTLKMSSFAADGSGTLVIAADGISKSYGQRKVVADFSVRILRGDRVGIVGPNGAGKTTLLNLLTGALAPDTGESRIGTGLAMVTLDQRRESLDPDATLADTLTGGHGETVSLGGGTRHVLAYLKDFLFLPQQARTRVAALSGGERGRAMLARAFAKPSNLLVLDEPTNDLDIETLDLLQELLADYAGTVLLVSHDRDFLDRVATSTLVAEGEGVWQEYAGGYSDMVAQRGRGVEALAGSQAKQTKRAAGPAASSAAAPPKRKLSFKQKHALENLPGRMDEMRAKISSLEATLADAGFYARDAAGFARISAELEAVQAGLVAAEDEWLELEMLRAEIEGG from the coding sequence ATGGCGTCGCCGCTGCTCAATTTACAGGACATTCGCCTCTCTTTTGGCGGGCCTTCCCTGCTCGACGGCGCCGAACTCGCCGTTGGTGCAGGCGAACGGCTTGCTTTGGTCGGGCGCAACGGCTCCGGCAAGTCGACTTTGCTCAAGATTGCGGCAGGTTCGCTCGAGCCGGACGGCGGTTCGCGCTTTCTGCAGCCCGGCACCACTTGCGCCTATTTGGCTCAGGAGCCCGATCTGAGTGGTTATGCTACGGTTTTCGACTTTGCAACGGCCGAACTCGGGGCCGATCGCGACATCCATCGCGCCCGCTATCTGCTGGAATCTCTCGGCTTGAGCGGAGCGGAAGACCCGCAACGCCTGTCGGGCGGGGAAGCGCGGCGTGCGGCCTTGGCACGCCTGCTCGCCCCTTCGCCCGATATTCTGCTGCTCGACGAACCGACCAACCATCTCGATCTGCCGGCCATCGCCTGGCTCGAGCGCGAGCTTGCTTCGTCGCGTGGTGCGCTCGTGCTGATCAGCCACGACCGGCGCTTTCTCGAAGCGTTGTCGCGCGACATGGTGTGGCTCGACCGCGGCCGCACGCGGCGCTTGGGCCGGGGCTTCGCGCATTTCGAAGCGTGGCGCGACGAAATTCTGGCGCAAGAAGAGCTCGAAGCGCACAAGCTGTCGCGCCAGATCGCGCGCGAGGAAGACTGGCTGCGCTACGGTGTGACCGCACGGCGCAAGCGCAATGTGCGCCGTGTGGGCGAATTGCAAGCGCTGCGCGCCCAGCGCCGCGCGCGTGTGGCCGCCCCCGGCACGCTCAAAATGTCGAGCTTCGCCGCCGACGGCTCGGGCACGCTCGTGATTGCGGCCGATGGGATTTCCAAAAGCTACGGGCAGCGCAAGGTCGTCGCCGATTTTTCGGTGCGCATTCTGCGCGGCGACCGTGTTGGCATCGTCGGCCCGAATGGGGCAGGCAAGACGACGTTGCTCAATCTGCTGACCGGCGCTTTGGCACCCGACACGGGCGAATCGCGCATCGGCACGGGCCTTGCGATGGTGACGCTCGATCAGCGCCGCGAATCGCTCGATCCCGACGCGACGCTTGCCGATACGCTCACCGGCGGGCACGGCGAAACCGTGTCGCTCGGCGGCGGTACGCGCCACGTGCTCGCCTATCTCAAGGACTTTCTGTTTTTGCCGCAGCAAGCGCGCACGCGCGTGGCCGCTTTGTCGGGCGGGGAACGCGGACGTGCCATGCTGGCGCGCGCCTTCGCCAAGCCTTCGAACCTTTTGGTGCTCGACGAGCCGACTAACGATCTCGATATCGAAACGCTCGATCTTTTGCAGGAACTTCTGGCCGACTATGCGGGCACCGTGCTGCTGGTCAGCCACGACCGCGACTTCCTCGACCGCGTTGCGACGTCTACGCTCGTCGCCGAAGGCGAGGGCGTGTGGCAGGAATATGCGGGCGGCTATTCCGACATGGTGGCCCAGCGCGGGCGCGGCGTCGAGGCGCTGGCAGGCTCTCAAGCCAAACAAACCAAGCGCGCCGCCGGACCGGCCGCTTCATCCGCCGCAGCACCGCCCAAGCGTAAACTCAGCTTCAAGCAGAAGCACGCGCTTGAAAACCTGCCGGGGCGCATGGACGAGATGCGCGCCAAGATATCGTCCCTCGAAGCGACCCTTGCCGACGCGGGCTTCTATGCGCGCGATGCGGCCGGCTTTGCGCGCATCTCGGCCGAGCTTGAGGCCGTGCAGGCAGGCCTTGTCGCCGCCGAAGACGAATGGCTCGAGCTCGAGATGCTGCGCGCGGAAATCGAAGGCGGTTAG